The following nucleotide sequence is from Halapricum desulfuricans.
CGGACTTGAGCCGTCGCGAGAGGGCGGACTTCGAAATGTCGAGTTCGTCGGCCATCGAGGCCATGTCGACGTCCCCGTCACGGGCGTAGTATCCGCGGGCAACCGCGAGTTCGACGGCCTCGCGTTGCTTTTCAGTCAGGACTGAGAGATCACAGAGAACGGTCGAGTCGCCGATCAGTTCCGGACTCACGCCGACCAGCCGTTCGATATCGAGGACGTAACCGAGGTCCTGAATCGAGTCGACGAGGTCGGGGATCGTCTCCCGCGAGTCGGGGTAGACAGTCACAGTGATCGAGTCCTCGTCGGCGTCGACGACGTGGGGAACACACCCGTGCTGGTGAAACACCTGCGAGATACAGTCTTGCCCCATCTCCTGGCGGGTCTGGAGGACGCTGACGTCGTCGTCCTCACGGGTGACGATCGTCGCCCGGCACTCGCCGTGCATCTGTTGGAGGTCGACGTTTTCGACGTCGCCCGTGACACGCGTCAGCGGACAGTCGCCGCCGACGTACACCCGGAGCATGACCCACAGGTCCCGCGTCTCACCGGGTTCAATCTCCGCGGGGTCGGTCACGGACTCGAACGCCGGGGCGTCTGACATCGATCGCCCGTTAGGACTGTGAGTGTAAAGGGGTGTCGTAGCCGGTCAGTTCCGCGCTGTCGGCTATGACGTGAAATCTCAGGACACCTGAGTCAGCCGCGGCGAGAAATCCGTGATGTCAGACGACGCACTCACCCTCGAAATGATCGGGGTCGTCGCGCTCGCGGTGGCTCTGCCGGTCGCATTGCTCGTACTGTAGTGAATCGGCAGTGCGGCGAGTCGAACTCCGAGGGCACACACAGCCGGCAGCTGCAGTGTGTCCTCGCAGCTAGCTCTCCTCGTCGGCACGGACTGTCACAACAGGCACGTCGGCCATCCGGACGACTTTCTCGGCGATACTGCCCAGCAGGTACCGTTCGATCCCGGAGTAGCCGTGCGTTCCCATCACGATCATGTCCGCGTCCTCAGCGTGGTCGAGGATGACCTCGTGGGGTGCACCTTCCTGCACGACAGCCCGAGTGTCCACCGACCCGAGTTGGCTGGTGACTTCGTCGACGACGGCCTCTGCGCGTTCCCGCTCGTGTTCGTGCATGTCCTCGGCCGTTTCTCGATGACCGATCATCCCTTCCCCACCGCCTTCCTGATGACCGACCATCCCCGGAGCCCGTCTCTTGTCGGGGTCGTCGCCGAGCCCCAGCGCGGGCTGAGTCGTGTCGAGCACTGACAGCACATGTACCGTCGCGTCGTACTGTTCGGCCAGATCGCGGACGTGCTCGAGCGCCGCCATCGCTCCGGGACTTCCGTCCGTCGGATAGAGGATATCGTCGTACATTGTACCTCCCCGAGTTTCCGGGGCTGAAAGTACAACCCCGATGAAGTTATCATCATCTTATTATAACTATTATATATCATAGTTCACACGTCGCCGAGTGCGATCACTCGATCGGGATCCGATGCCCGGAAAGCGAGTCGGTCCCGGCGCGGTCGAGCAGTCGGTCGATCCGGTCGTCCATCGGCGGATGCGTAGAGAGCAGCCGCGTCAGGGGTCCGTCCTCGTCACCCCGGACGTACAGCGTCGCCAGCAGTCCCCGTTCGCGTTCGCCGGCGCGCTGGATCTTCCGGAGAGCGCGCGCGAGCGCCAGCGGCCTGCCGGTCACCTCGACGGCCCGGTCGTCGGCAGCGAGTTCCCGCCGACGAGAGTGAGCACGGACCAGCATCGTCAGTCCCAGCACCAGCACTGTCACGCCCAGACTCACCCACTGATAGACGAGCATGAGCGGATTCCGGCTCCAGGTATCGGGTCGACCACTGATCCACGCCCAGCCGCGCGCGATCCCAGTCACCACGAGCAACAGCGGCAACAGCGGGATCATGACCAGCCCGACGAGCGTCCGGAGCGCGCTGTAGGCGACTGTCTGCACGAGGGCGTCGTAGCGCTCGAGATGGGCGAGTTCGTGTGCGAGGATCGCCTCGCGCTCGTCGGAGGTGAGCATGCGAAGCAGCGACAGATCGAACACGATCACGCCCGAGTTGAGCCCGCCGAGGGCGAAGGCGTTCGGCACGCCCAGCCGGGCGACGACGACGCGCGGACGGTCGACGCCCATCGACGACTGGAGGCGATCGAGCCGTCGGAACAACTGCGGGGCGTGGCGGTGATCGATCTCGACCGCGTCGAGCCCGGCGAGTAACTGCCGCGTCCCGAACCGGTAGCTGAGGTAGGCTGCGAGCACGGTCATTGTGCTGATCGTCACCAGCGCCGTCGCGAGGTCCGGCGGGGAACGGACCAGAAAGACCACCAGTTCGTAGACGAGGACCGCCGCCGCGACGTAGACGATCAGCAGCGACACGCCGATCGCGATCATCGCCGTCCGCAACGCCGACCGGTTCATGCCGATATCTCGGTTCGGTAAGCGCTTATATTCCGCGGCAGGTTCGCGGACGGATCCCGGAAGCGACGCTCCGGTTACGTCGGTGCGGCCTCGCGCCAGCGATCGAGCTCCCGGGCCAGTGCCCGCCGTTTCAGCAGGACGAACCCGGCGAAGATAAACAGGAAGCCGACGCCGGTCGCGGCGTCGATGACCTCCCCGAGGAAGGCAAATCCGACCACCGCTGCCACGACCGGCGCGAGATAGGAGACGAGGTTGATCTCGACGGGGCCGAGCCGGTCCAGCAGATCGAAATACACCAGGAACCCGACCGCACTGGCGATCAGCGAGAGATACCCCAGTGCAGCGATCGCTCGCGGCGTCCAGTCGATCGCTGCGGGTGATTCCCCGAGCAGGGCAACCGACAGCACGTGCATGATGATCGCGCCGCCGACCATCGACCACGCTTCCAGCGTCTCGATCGGCAGACCGGCGTCGAGCCACCGGAGGAGGACGCTCCCGAACGCGAACGAGAGCGCGGCACCGAAAACGAGGCCGACCGAGACCGCGTCC
It contains:
- a CDS encoding helix-turn-helix domain-containing protein, which produces MSDAPAFESVTDPAEIEPGETRDLWVMLRVYVGGDCPLTRVTGDVENVDLQQMHGECRATIVTREDDDVSVLQTRQEMGQDCISQVFHQHGCVPHVVDADEDSITVTVYPDSRETIPDLVDSIQDLGYVLDIERLVGVSPELIGDSTVLCDLSVLTEKQREAVELAVARGYYARDGDVDMASMADELDISKSALSRRLKSAEAKLMLEFISQSRDC
- a CDS encoding M48 family metalloprotease, translated to MNRSALRTAMIAIGVSLLIVYVAAAVLVYELVVFLVRSPPDLATALVTISTMTVLAAYLSYRFGTRQLLAGLDAVEIDHRHAPQLFRRLDRLQSSMGVDRPRVVVARLGVPNAFALGGLNSGVIVFDLSLLRMLTSDEREAILAHELAHLERYDALVQTVAYSALRTLVGLVMIPLLPLLLVVTGIARGWAWISGRPDTWSRNPLMLVYQWVSLGVTVLVLGLTMLVRAHSRRRELAADDRAVEVTGRPLALARALRKIQRAGERERGLLATLYVRGDEDGPLTRLLSTHPPMDDRIDRLLDRAGTDSLSGHRIPIE
- a CDS encoding DMT family transporter, with amino-acid sequence MRYRNALLFVVLSIVWGSAFVAIKAGLADIPPVLFAAIRYDVAGALVLGYAVLAVERWRPRTRREWAAVAVGSVFLIAGYHALLFVGEQGTTSAAAAVVVSLSPVLTTGFARLLLPEERLTSVGIAGLLLGLVGVAVLVRPDPANLFGRDAVSVGLVFGAALSFAFGSVLLRWLDAGLPIETLEAWSMVGGAIIMHVLSVALLGESPAAIDWTPRAIAALGYLSLIASAVGFLVYFDLLDRLGPVEINLVSYLAPVVAAVVGFAFLGEVIDAATGVGFLFIFAGFVLLKRRALARELDRWREAAPT
- a CDS encoding universal stress protein yields the protein MYDDILYPTDGSPGAMAALEHVRDLAEQYDATVHVLSVLDTTQPALGLGDDPDKRRAPGMVGHQEGGGEGMIGHRETAEDMHEHERERAEAVVDEVTSQLGSVDTRAVVQEGAPHEVILDHAEDADMIVMGTHGYSGIERYLLGSIAEKVVRMADVPVVTVRADEES